The genomic stretch GGCAGCCAGTCGCCGCAGCTGATCATCACTGATGGCACTGCGATTAAGAGAGATGCGAGTCAGCTTCTTATGCCGCAGCAATGCATCTATCAATTCGTCGGTTATTGCTGCAGCGTTAGCGCTAATATTTGTCAGCTCAGGATTGTCTAGCTCGCTCAGGTCCACGCGACTGCCGTCGAGCAACAGAGTGCGCAACTTCGTAAATTTGGAAAGATAGCCGCAGGGCTTAGATATATCGGTCATTTTTAAGTCCAGCCCCTCAAGCTGTTTCAGTGGAGCAAGACGCCTGACTCCCTCATCCGTAATGCCTGTGTCCTGCAAACATAGAAAACTCAAATTCGGGAAATACTCAGCGATTCGCGAGCAGCCAGTGTCCTTAATCGCGGTTCCTTTCAAATTCAAACCGATTAACGGCAGATGCCTGCCATACGCCAAACCTCGTTCCGTCACGTTTTCACAACCGCCGAGATTCAAATTCACAATAGAATTTGCTCCATGCAAGGCAACCAGGTCATCATCTGTGATAGAACGATCTTGCACAATCAGCTCTCGGCGCTGTCGATCCTGTCTGATCTGGTGCTGAATGCTGGTACCAAAAGCTTTCGCAACATCTATGCCGCCTAGCAGTTGTTCAGACATCACGTCATTCGTGTGCGACAATTCCACAGATGGCGGGGTTTGAGAAGTCACAAAGAAGCAAATCGCCGCTGCTCCCGAAAGAAACACGAACAGGGCAGAGAAGCCTACAGCCAGCCCGGTCCAAAACGGAAGTGTCGACGATATATTTGCTACAGTCGGATTTGGTTGAGTGATCCGCAGCCCAGTATCGGCTTTACTAACTAAATTGCTGAAAGTATCGACGACACTTTCGGCTTCGGACCGGGAAGCGACCAGATTTTCATAAACTTCGTTCATCGACTCGTAACGCTCGTCCGGAAATTTGGCGAGCATCTTATCGAGCACGGACTGAATTTGAGGCGAAAAAACACGACCATCGAAAGTGCACTCTTCCAAAGAAGGAGCATCGGACTGCACATGCTGCATGAGAATACTGAGCTGGCCACTACCCACAAATGGTGGATTGCCTGTAAGACACTCGAACAAGACACAACCGAGTGAATACTGATCGCTGCGGCGGTCGACGGCTTTGCCGAGTGCTTGCTCCGGGCTCATGTAGGCAGGTGTACCAAACAAGTCACCGGTAGTTGTTGCTCCAGGCGTGTTATCGTCGACCATTTTGGCAATACCGAAATCAAGTATCTTCGCCTGCACACTCGCAGAATCGAAGTGCTCAATGATGATATTGCTAGGCTTC from Candidatus Melainabacteria bacterium encodes the following:
- a CDS encoding serine/threonine protein kinase encodes the protein MFNIEPHINLSPVADDAMQDDATSLAPGEVIAGQFEVLTKLGSGGMSSVYRCFDMFVERIVAVKLLFAAQTANPKSLNRFRREARAIAKMDHPNIVRLHSFNFDLSTPYIVMENVDGITLAELIASNGPLAVDQVFRLAEQLCRGLQYAHDNGIIHRDLKPSNIIIEHFDSASVQAKILDFGIAKMVDDNTPGATTTGDLFGTPAYMSPEQALGKAVDRRSDQYSLGCVLFECLTGNPPFVGSGQLSILMQHVQSDAPSLEECTFDGRVFSPQIQSVLDKMLAKFPDERYESMNEVYENLVASRSEAESVVDTFSNLVSKADTGLRITQPNPTVANISSTLPFWTGLAVGFSALFVFLSGAAAICFFVTSQTPPSVELSHTNDVMSEQLLGGIDVAKAFGTSIQHQIRQDRQRRELIVQDRSITDDDLVALHGANSIVNLNLGGCENVTERGLAYGRHLPLIGLNLKGTAIKDTGCSRIAEYFPNLSFLCLQDTGITDEGVRRLAPLKQLEGLDLKMTDISKPCGYLSKFTKLRTLLLDGSRVDLSELDNPELTNISANAAAITDELIDALLRHKKLTRISLNRSAISDDQLRRLAALKNLREMSVQDCWNVTASGIKRFRRAKPGCKLLNIATEEVEKQRYFEQ